gagagagaaagagagaaggaaaggggggggaaTTTCTTGAGCTAGCCCTTTGTTCTCAGCAACTGGAGGCTCCACTATTTAGGAACAGGAGCCAGAAGGATTAGCCGTGGAGGGCACAGCAATCATGTCACCCCGGCTCAGCTGGCTTGTATGACAAGGACAGTTTGTACACAGAGATACAGGGAGACAGTAGTGATGACAGGAACAGGTGGTCAGGAAAAACAAAAGTGGACAGGCAAaaatgaggaggagggagaggaggcgaGAAAGCTGATCTTATTTTCCCAAGGTACAGAGAAGGCCTTTCCTAGGCAGGCCAGTGTGCAGCGTCTATGTGTACAACATGTACCAATAATAACCTCCCCCTACAGCacccagccaatttctaattaACTCCCTGTCTGTGCCAAAAGTCTATTCCAGTAAGACGTGCGAGTATGAAAAGTAACTTAACCCGCATATATTGACACATTTTGCTGAATTTAATAGCTTCGGCCAATACCTTAAGGGAGTTTAAATTCCCACTATCAACCTCCCCTTGGACTTTTGAGATTTCTTTAAACCTATTTTACCCACCAAACTGGGGCTAGAAACTTTCTTAAGGTGTCCCCTCCTGGCAAACAGAAGGGATGCTCAATTGTGAAATGAAAATGGCCAGTTCTGGTGCCTCTGCAACCAAGTTGTAGAAAATTTCCAGTGTTGCAAAGAAgaggtgtgtgtgttttcaagtacTAAAAAGCATCTAATTGTACACCTTTTAGAGTAGAAATTTAGCAAAAATGGGTTTCACAGGAAAAAAGTGACATCTTGGCAACAAGAAAGTTTTCAATCAAGTCCACAATTCACTGTAGCAGTGTCATTAGCCCTAATCTAATTTACTTCTGAACTGCCTTTGCTCTTCCATCGAAAGGCTGAACTAGATCCTCGCCATGAAGGGTCCTCAACTTTTTCCTGTTTAGCTTGCATCTACTTTTAAAGAAATCTCTGGATCCTTCAGTTTGTGCAAATTGTTGTCCTGAGTTTCTCCTCTAATTTCTTTCTTAAATTTTGGAAAGAGTTGCCCTTTCCTAATTGATGTCTTATCTGACTACACATGATCTTGTTGTACCATTTCAATTAGGGTTTTATTCACACCACTTCATTGAAGCAGCCTTAACTCATGAAGTAAATGATAGGCCGGGTTTTAGCataccagctgcagtaaatcttgtcaatcaagaggttgacagttcgaagcatgggtcagggtgagcttctggcctttagcccagcttctgcctacctagcggtttgaaagcaaaatgtgagttgATAAATAGGGACCGctttaaagtggggaggtattttaagggcACCCATAAgtaaatgccagaaaaatgccaatcaaggaggaagtttacgaacaaagctctttggcagggagatggagcgacagcccccccatggccggaactgagcacaagcctccaagatgccaaagatgggaaatgcccatatatacctctatctatatacaattgtctgtcttgttagtgtgtaaatggcattgaatggttgccgcatatataccgtatatactcaagtataagccgacccaaatataagccaagacacctaattttaccctaaaaaactgggaaaacttattgacttgagtataagccgagggtgggaaatgcagcatctactggtaaatttcaaaataaaaatagataccaataaaattacattaactgaggcaccagcaagttaaatatttttgaatatttaccgtatttctaaGAAATACgtaagaaaaacagtaaactagctctgtaagtggaaaagtagggtcaacaaaaacaatgtggtattaacaataacttagcaacaacaacaacaataaaatttcatttctaccccaccctatctccccatgaagactcaggccagcttccagcaTAGTAataggcaacattcaatgcctatataaacaatgcagagctagatatagatctataattgtatatactaatttcacatatgcatttccccccaaatgtttgcaaatcctctttatatatgtgcatttccctcttacatctatctagaaatctatatgtgtgtgtgtgcattcccctgtagtatttccaagccctatatatctatattcatatatatctagctagacatctctctatatatagataattatatctgcataggatttgcaaagacttgcaaacatgtgaggcaaaaaatttatatataaaatgtatacacatagatacagatatacaggtatatggaaatctctagatatctatatgtatataggatttgtaaAGACTTGCAAacgtatgaggggaaattcatatataaaattaatatatagagagatttaaaatatttagatacatagggattgcaaaggcttgcaaggggaagtgcctacatatctgtagcagagattaacaaatatttcaggggaaaatgcttttataagattaatgggtataatatatattcttattcctgatttgcaagggcttattttccttttcaaaacattctcttggttaagagcaagggaggttttggaaaaacaaaaccctgataagggagaagagaaatATATCTTATATtgtaagcaatggcctccaggctctgctgcccagcttgaccttgaccccattataagccgagggagactttttcagctgataaaaagggctgaaaaactcggcttatcttcgagtatatacggtatgtttttTTATCTGCTCTGGACcccctttggtgtgagaagggcggaatctaTAAATAAACATTCTAGTGGCAAAGGCTAAGTGTCAAAATTTTCATTGCTTCTGAGCTCTTTCTGCAGCTTTTGACATTTTGGATCATGGTTGGCATAATTACAAATtatggggaatgctttgttgtttGATTATTCCTCCTCTGTTTCATTTTGAGGATCTAAGTCAAAATGTGCCCGTTAACTGTAGATGTGTCACCAGGATTAGTTCAGGGTTTTCTCTTTTCATTATACACTCTCTTGCTTGGATTTCTTTCAGGACTTGGTTTCCAGTATCACAATTTTGCAGATGTCACACACATTTTCCAGAGTTTTAAGTCAATTGATTCCCTTGATTGGAAATCTTTGATTCAGCAGATGAGGCTGCTGAATTGTCCTTGAGACTCATGAGATGGGTAGGGGCTGTTGGGGTGTGGAGGGTTTCATTTCATGCATTGTTATAATCTTACTTGTTATTGCCCTTGTCCTTGATTGGAATTGTTGATGTTCTGCCCTTTGGTAAAAAGGCCGTTAtatataaatatcatcatcatctcattcTAAATCAACATCTAAATCAACATCCTCTATTTCTTCTTCCACCACTTCGGCCTCTTCCTCAGCCTCTTCCTCAACCTCTTCCTCAGCCTCTTCCTCagcttcttcctcttcttgagCTTCACTGCCCAATTTGACTAAGACAGGACCAGGAGGTGGAGGACCTCCATCGCTGGAAGATGAgtcatcctcttcttcctcctccacgGGGTAAAAATGGCGAGCTGCCGATAGGAAGTCATCCCCTATATCCAGGAGAAGGAGCCTGTCCTGGAATTGGAGAATGGGGGAGGTGTGGGAGTGGagtagagaaaaatattaaagaaatatggacacGTGGTCATTTACCATGTATCCCCTCCCACAAAAAAAGGACGATCTTTTCTGGTAAGGGACAAGATTCAGTGTCAGTGCACATGTACAAAGGTGTGTGTACATATTATCTCTCTTCCATCCTCCCACCCGACCCTGACACATAAAGTTGATTTAAACTTCTCTCTTTTTTATCCAGTGAGATATCGGGTTTGGGGTATGTATATGAGAAAGACCCTCTCACAAACCCCACCAGCCAGCACAAAGATGGATgattttttgttgctgttagCAGCAGACAAGCAACTGTTTGGAAGAAAATCAGGAGGGGAAGTGATGGGAAAAAACTATGTGGGATGCCACCGAGCAGCAGTGGTCGTGTCAGTGGTTTCAATGGCTACATCAAGGGCAGCTAAGGGTTGCATGTGGTCCCAGGGCCACAGGTGAGGTAGATATGTCTTGACCTAGCAGAGCTGGCAAAAAACCCTTTTGGGGACTTCAGCTCTCAAAACCCCcagtctgttgttttttttaaacttcccACACTTTCCTCTCCTACTCACAAGAACAAAAAGGTATCTCTCTGGTGGGCCAGTACCACGGTTACGACCAAAAATGGTTGTCTGTTCAGCCAGGAAATTGAGGAGCTTGCGGGCCTCCTGAGGCTTGCGGAGGGATTCGTATGACGTGCCGGAGGTGACAGTGAGTAGACCATCTGCTTCATTTTTGAATCCTGCATTAACAAGTAACCACTTAACCCTTAATGTTCATGATCCAAAATGCTCTTCTGTCATTTTTCTTAGACAACTTTTATATTGTTAGATAGCTACTTCTcataaaaataacaaattttcAAACAAACCTTAATCCAgcaaacaaaaatattatattttcacaaataataataataataataataataataataataataaatatttatttgtatctcgtTTTTCTTCCAAGGGCTTCCAAACACTTCTAAACAACTCAAGAATCTAAAACCAGTATGAAGCCTATcatgaacaattttttaaaattcaacacACTTCAAATtgatttttctaaaaaaattcGCATTTGAGACTTCAACCACGTATAATCTTAAAACAACTggagaaataaaaacattttcatcTGGGACCAAACATAACATAAGATTTTTTCATACACTGCTGGCAAGGGCACCCAGAAAAGGTCCATTGCACTCTCAAGCACTTTTTGTATTCCCATGTGGAAGGAAATTGACTTTTTCCTGTTCCCAATCTATTTAGAACTTTAAGACTTTGACCTTAGcttgttttaaaaacatatttatcaAGAATTTAAGCAACAAACTTGTGACATTGtaaaagctctttccagaataaATCAGATGGTGAATGCACTTATTTtcctattgtgttttatattctgtttccAATGTTTAATAACTGTAATTCAGACATTACGTTTTAACAGCAACATCTAAGATCATACAGTTTCAAATAATACTGGGACTTTTATGCCAATATGCTTATGTTTTGATGTAAAATGGTTTTTCAGACACAATCCCAGCTTGATAAAAGAGGGACATTTAGATTTAAATGTAATGTATTTGTCAAGGCTGTAAAATAAAACGAAGAAATTGACATTTGCTGAAAATAATGTCCTTGATGCCAATAGACGAGAACGCGAATCAAAATGAAACTGCGGATAATCAGTAATGGTACTGTAACTGTTATATtaatccatttctttttttagttGTATTAGAAATTCTCAGAGTGAAAATCAAGAATATCATACCTAAGGCATCCAGGACATGTTTCCATCTGTCTTTCACCTTCTGACGAATCTGTCGCTGGGCAATGATGTCAATGCTCAAACGTCGGTAACCCTTGGTTAAGATAAAGGAGAACATAAAAACAATGAACTCCTGAACTACAATTATGAGCAAAACATCCATGACGGGCAAGATCTGTTTGGGGAATGGGCCTGTACAAAACAAGGATCTTTGTGGgatcttgtggggacatgagaaacagTGAGAGATAAGTGGACACAGTCGGAGATGTTGTAAGGTGATGGATATATTAAATTTACAGGATCTTACAGCACATTGTGTTTGGCATGGAATTCAATGCCCTGGGAATTACATTGAATTTTAAACTCTTATAGCCCTTATAGGTTAGCGGGTTGACTCCGGGAagtagagtgagctcccactgtcagcaccagcttctgccaacctagcagttcaaaaacatcaataggtaccgctccgatgggaaggcaacagtgctgtatacagtcatgccagccacatgaccttggaggtgtctacggacaatgccggctctccggcttagaaatggagatgagcaccaacactcagagttggacacgtctggacttaacatcaggggaaagcctttacctataCCTTATAGCCCTGGTGACTGTGATAATGAGCTTGATAAGACATGTATAAAGCAGTCCAGCCTATTTTGAACACCAGCATTAGACTAGCTGTGGGAATTGTGTGGCTCCCCAAATGTTGTTGAATTGCAGCTCCTAGCAGCCCTAAACAACACACCCAGTGGGAAGGAATGCTGAAAGTTATGATTTAAGGTGAGGGCCACATCCTTCCCATCCCTGTTTTCGTCAGAGCTACATGTACACATGTTCCATTTTTATATCATCATTTCCCTATTGTTTCAAGGCATTGTCAGAATCCTTGCAGTGACACATAAATAGGGACAGTAGCAAAAAGGCACATGCCTAGCTCTATCTGGTGGTGCGGAGGGGACATTTACATAATTAACTTCTCTACAGGAAAATGTCCTGTATGGCCAAGCAACTGACCTCTGATCCACGGCGCAGTTTTGACCTCTTCTGCAGCATCGTAAACAGCTGACGATCATCATCCCGTTCCATGTGGGTGCTATCCACAGGCTCGTTCCATAGGTTTTCTGCTTCTGCTTTCCGCTTTTTCTGTAAGTTGTTGATGTACTGAAGCGTGTcactgtaattaaaaaaaattatgtagtGTAGCTGGTTTCCAAAATCCAATCCGAACCTAACACTTATGGTGCGGTAAACCCGTTTCCTTTAGGACTGCACCATTTTAAATTGCAGGCAAAAGTTCAAACACATGcaagattttgtttatttaaatgttCCCCAAGTTAAATTGAAGATGTTTAGGACCTACAAGGGGTGGGGGTTCAACCCAGAGAGCCAAGGACCGACCCTGTTAATTTCTGGTGGCCCCTCTCTTTATAAAACACCTCTATTAGCACTCTTCCATAGCATTATTTTACAAAGCTTATCAAAACTTGGGAaaagagtatggcagggctgtatactttcgccctacctattcaacttgtatgcagaacacatcatgcgatgtgcggggcttgatgaatccaagactggagttaaaatttctggaagaaacattaacaaacttGCAGATGATACAaccttgatggctgaaagcgaggaggagccgaggagtcttataaccaagttcaaagaagaaagtgcaaaagctgggttgcagttaaacatcaagaaaaccaagattatggcaaccagactgattgataactggcaaatagaggaagaaaacacggaggcagtgacagactttgtatttctaggtgcaaagattactgcagatccagactgcagccaggaaatcagaagacgtttacttcttgggaggagagcaatgaccaatctcaataaaatagtgaagagaagaGACATAACACTAGCAACAAAGgttcacatagttaaagcaatggtattcctcgtaGATgccagagctggaccataaggaaggctgagcgaaggaaggtaagacacttttgaactgtggtatttgaggaaaattctgaaagtgccttggaccgcaagaagatccaaccaggcggtcctccaggaaataatgcctgacagctcactggagggaaggatattagaagcaaagatgaagtactttggccacataatgagaagacagcttggagaagagaatgatgctggggaaaatggaaggaaaaaggaagagaggccgaccaaggggaaggtggatggatggtatccttgaagtgactggcttgaccttgaaggagctgggggtggtgatgactgagagggagctctggcgtgggctggtccatgaggtcacaaagagtcagaaacgactgaacaaataaacaacatcaaAACATGTAGCTCTTCAGGTATTTTCTTGGCTTTTTGCTACAACCTTTTACTGGAAGCTGACCCCACTACAGGGGCTCGAAAGTTTCACCTTGCAAAATGTCTCTTGGAGACCTTGTCTAAGCTTACTATCTGATCTATTTTTTTCAGTTCACAAAACATTTTATAAGGAGGATTAAAAGGGAATTGTTTGATTCCCTGCCATCATCTGCAGTTTGAAGCAGCACAGTCCTATGCAGACCAAGGCTTCTATATGTTCTTATTACTATAATGAGATTTTTAGTGTTTAGAGCTTACTGTTAGGATGACCATCTTGATCAAGGGAATCTTGATTGCCCCctgtggagcagtgggttaaacccttgtgccggcaggactgatgacttgaaggttgggttgctgacctgaaggttgctggttcgaatccaacccagagaaAGCGCGAAtgatctccctctatcagctccatgtggggagatGAGaatagcctcccacaaggatggtaaaaaaatcaaaacaactggggtcccctgggcaacatccttggagacagccaattctcacaccagaagcaacttgtagtttctcaagttgctcctgacacgaaaaaaaaaaatggattgcAACCCCTACCTGGAGGACTCTGAAAGCTGCTATCCCaaaacatgacattttaaaaCTTATGAGCTTGTCCTCTGTTCCATACATTTTCACCTAAAAGTTTTCAGATCAATTATTAAAACAGTGTTAAACATCTTGGTCCTAAATTCATTGGGGACTAAATCTTTACATATCTGATCCTCACGTACACAGATGAATAATTTGCAAAGTGTTCTTGCTATGGGAGAACATGAAGATTTTTATGTTGTATTCTAGCACTACTCATATGTTGCAAAATGTTCTAAGAAAGGAGAAAAGTACAAAAAATTATTCTTTCCAGTGGGGTTTCTTGAATCTTGGAAACTCTTTTCTCAAGACACAAACAACAACGGATGTTTTTCTGTCTGATTCAGCTGCATTTTTCCTTATGGAGATGTTCCTCAGACAACTGAAATAGTCCACGTGAAAGTGGAAAATCTCCAATAAACACACACtacttttaaaaatctggaaGAATACCTCTgccctccagtgcaattttatggtcaatttctgccagaagttggccatagactCAACCTACAAATGTTTAGATAGgtgttctctccaggaatctaGAGACTAGGGAACCTAGAGAAATTAGAGAGATTAAACAATTGTGTGAATAATTAAAGCCACAATTGTTCAACCAATAATGTGGAAAGCTGACTGTACTAGAAGCTCCTGGATTGACTCCAGGATTCTCACTCAAGGCAAAATAGCAGCAGAGATATAAGAAGTCTTCTTTCTATCCCTCTTGTTGCTGCTGTTCACGTGCTAGACCTACAGAAGGCATGAAAGGCATGGCTGGCACTGCTGAAATGAAGAGACCTTTGTTGATAATAAGAAATATAACTTAGATTtggaggcccctggtggcacagctggttaaaccgctgagctgctgaatttgctgactgaaagactggcggtttgaattggggagcggggtgagctcctgctgttagccccagcttccgccaacctaacagttcaaagacatgtgagtagatcattaggcaccactccgatgggaaggtaatggcgctccatgcagtcatgtggccacatgaccttggagatgtctacaaatAACACCggttcttcgtcttagaaatggagattaggaccaacccccagagtcggttatgactagacttactgtcaggggaaaacctttacctttacttctaCCTTAGATTTCAAAAAGGATATAAAAAGCATGGTTCCCATGGGTGagcggagatttgaaccctggtctccagaatcaataTCCAGTAACATTTTCTATTTACAGccagcccttggtatctgctggggtttgatgGTCCATGTCCTTCAATGGGTATACTCAAATTCCATATATAAGGGCATACTAAAATGGTATCCCTAATTTGAAATGGAAGAATCGAGATttgacttttgtttttgtttttttgcttttttgtttaaaTCAAGTTTTGGatgtttgaatctgtggatatgaatgGCTGACTGTACTATTAAAATGTACTACATTTTTATAAAATGCATAGATTTTTCCGGTATTAAATCATCTCATcacatttatgtttttaaaaatatcataaatCCTGCCTCAagctatgaggagaggcaggtaagaataaaattattattattattattattattattattattattattattattattattatttcaacacaGATTGTGCTCTGACTTATAGGAAACACTGTTTGAATATCAAGCAAGAAGTGGGtgttagaaataacatcatacgaaagctgattggcacaatctggggatcacagCCACACACAGTGAAGGTATCTGCCCTTTCGCTTTGCTACTGTGCTgttgagtacgcatgcccagtgtggaatgcatctcaccatgttaaaacagtggatgtggctcttgttgagacatgccgcattatcacaggatgtttacaccctacaccactggagaaactaTACTGTTTagtcagtattgcaccacctgacagccactgggaagtagcagcctgtaatgtgaaaaagtacgtgtgaaaaagatcttggcgtcctcatggacaacaagttaaacatgagcctacaatgtgatgtggtagcgaaaaaagccaatgggattttggcctgcatcaataggagtatagtggaactctctgtcccggagtgtggtagaggctacttctttggagacttttaagtagaggctggatggccatctgtcaggggtgctttgagtgtgtttttcctgcttcttggcagggggttggactggatggcccatgaggtctcttccaactctatgattctatgaaaggaccaaggcattgacatctccagcccatcctctgtttggatatcagcaagccaacaccttaaatcaagaaatagcttcctattaactacagagatacttgcaataacaccccagcaagcaagagtccaaaagtggcaggttaaaacctggaacctcaatcagtggctgataccagatgagaaactcccctgcACCCGCCCCcaggtacacagaagactgggcaacttggaaggctgtGAACAGACTGCAACTAgcaaaaaacatattttaagagAGACTGATTGCATAGTGCgagagccagtgtgatatagtggATTCAGTGTTGGGCTATGGCtctagaaaccagggtttgaatcccagctGAATCATGGAACCAATTTGGTGACCCTGAGCTGATAGGAATATCAGTCCAACAATACCTTACAGGCCATATTCCCATAGCAATTCAGAGTACCAGAACTGAATGGAGTTCACATTCTGTTGTGCAAAACTCCAGTTCATTACTCCCAAGCTTTCATAATTTCAGCAatctagttgtgtgtgtgtgtgtgaagatcaGTGATTATCATCTTAAATAACcaagaataaaaaatatttgctgATCTGTTATGGAATCACCCAGATATTTACCAGTAGTTCCAGATCTGTCTTCTGATCTGCTCACATCCCTGAGGCTGTTCTGCACTAGCTATATAGTATCACGGCTCTACTTTTTCCTTGAAACTTTCCTATGGGATTTTCAGGTTTACAGTCTGGCGAAAAGCATGttaaattctcagccagaaagctcTAGTTCATCACTGGaatgcaaaccccaggattccataggatgcaaccaGAGAAGCTAACAAGAGAAGCATAGTATGAGTGGGGTATATAATGGCTCCTGGTCTATTTTGACACAATGTGAGTGTATATAGAaatacagcttgacaccattttaattgccatggctcaacactaagggataatgggagttgtagttatacaAAGTTGTTAGCATTCTATGGCAGAGTgcaaatgcctcaccaaactacacatcccaggatcacatagcactgaaccatgactgttaaagttttgacaaagtgtattcattctatagtgtagatgcatcctctatCTCTGCCATTCACAGTTCAGAATCTTTTGATCAGAGCTGCTAAGATCAGAATCTGAAGTCTTCCAAGCATCCATTATACCACTGGTGCTACCAATGATTAGGATGAAAATACATCATTAGTATTTTAAGTGTCTTTATTTTGATGCAAATATGTTGCTTAAGATGCACAGCAGTTTTGCCTTTAATGTTCAGATTTCCCTTC
This sequence is a window from Anolis carolinensis isolate JA03-04 chromosome 6, rAnoCar3.1.pri, whole genome shotgun sequence. Protein-coding genes within it:
- the LOC103279234 gene encoding melanoregulin, which encodes MDFWCRVCCCCCYNEEELEKNPLVVGDTLQYINNLQKKRKAEAENLWNEPVDSTHMERDDDRQLFTMLQKRSKLRRGSEGYRRLSIDIIAQRQIRQKVKDRWKHVLDALGFKNEADGLLTVTSGTSYESLRKPQEARKLLNFLAEQTTIFGRNRGTGPPERYLFVLDRLLLLDIGDDFLSAARHFYPVEEEEEDDSSSSDGGPPPPGPVLVKLGSEAQEEEEAEEEAEEEVEEEAEEEAEVVEEEIEDVDLDVDLE